The Primulina eburnea isolate SZY01 chromosome 8, ASM2296580v1, whole genome shotgun sequence genome contains a region encoding:
- the LOC140838190 gene encoding zinc finger protein CONSTANS-LIKE 2-like isoform X2 gives MLKFEKHGDEGLNTWARACETCHSAACTVYCRADMAYLCSSCDARIHAANLLASRHERVFVCEACERAPAAFLCKADAASLCTSCDSDIHSANPLARRHHRVPILPIRGLLYGPSVPRPGGFVTAADDLLTREGDDADEEDEDEAASWLLLNPSKNRENQSNESGGLFGEEVDECFDIDDYNTCLDNQFNDQYNSLPQNCNSTVSQRNYGGDSVVPIQNSKEKDIFFHMGFECKASNLGYRSYPPHIVSLSPVDVGVVPEATSSEISSVSHTRPPKGTIDLFSGPSIQAPALQLTPMDREARVLRYREKKKARKFEKTIRYASRKAYAETRPRIKGRFAKRKDVEVEQMFSTSIMAETGYGIVPSY, from the exons ATGCTGAAATTCGAGAAACATGGCGACGAGGGCCTTAACACCTGGGCCAGAGCCTGCGAAACGTGCCACTCCGCAGCCTGCACTGTGTACTGCCGCGCAGACATGGCGTACCTCTGCAGTAGCTGTGATGCCCGTATCCACGCGGCCAATCTGCTGGCTTCCCGCCACGAGCGTGTTTTCGTTTGCGAGGCATGTGAGCGTGCTCCGGCTGCCTTCTTGTGTAAGGCTGATGCTGCATCTCTCTGCACTTCTTGCGACTCTGATATACACTCCGCAAACCCTCTCGCTCGCCGCCACCACCGAGTTCCGATTCTGCCGATTCGGGGCTTACTCTACGGCCCCTCCGTTCCTAGACCTGGCGGGTTCGTAACAG CAGCAGATGATTTATTGACTCGGGAAGGAGATGACGCagatgaagaagatgaagacgAAGCAGCATCATGGCTACTGCTCAATCCTTCAAAGAATAGAGAAAATCAAAGCAATGAAAGTGGGGGTTTATTCGGTGAAGAAGTGGATGAGTGTTTTGATATTGATGATTATAATACATGTCTAGACAACCAGTTCAACGATCAGTACAATAGTCTGCCGCAGAATTGCAACAGCACTGTTTCTCAAAGGAACTATGGAGGAGACAGTGTTGTCCCAATCCAGAATAGTAAAGAAAAGGACATTTTTTTCCATATGGGATTTGAGTGCAAGGCTTCTAACTTGGGGTACAGAAGTTATCCTCCTCATATA GTTTCCCTTTCGCCGGTGGATGTTGGTGTGGTTCCAGAAGCAACATCGTCCGAGATCTCCTCAGTATCCCACACAAGACCTCCGAAAGGGACAATCGATCTTTTCTCAGGCCCATCAATTCAGGCACCAGCTCTGCAGTTAACTCCAATGGACAGAGAGGCAAGAGTCTTGAGGTATCGAGAGAAGAAAAAGGCTAGAAAATTCGAGAAGACGATTCGATATGCATCAAGAAAAGCATATGCAGAAACTAGACCAAGAATCAAGGGTagatttgctaaaagaaaagatGTTGAAGTGGAACAGATGTTTTCTACTTCCATAATGGCAGAAACTGGATATGGGATTGTTCCATCATACTGA
- the LOC140838190 gene encoding zinc finger protein CONSTANS-LIKE 2-like isoform X1: MLKFEKHGDEGLNTWARACETCHSAACTVYCRADMAYLCSSCDARIHAANLLASRHERVFVCEACERAPAAFLCKADAASLCTSCDSDIHSANPLARRHHRVPILPIRGLLYGPSVPRPGGFVTAAAADDLLTREGDDADEEDEDEAASWLLLNPSKNRENQSNESGGLFGEEVDECFDIDDYNTCLDNQFNDQYNSLPQNCNSTVSQRNYGGDSVVPIQNSKEKDIFFHMGFECKASNLGYRSYPPHIVSLSPVDVGVVPEATSSEISSVSHTRPPKGTIDLFSGPSIQAPALQLTPMDREARVLRYREKKKARKFEKTIRYASRKAYAETRPRIKGRFAKRKDVEVEQMFSTSIMAETGYGIVPSY; the protein is encoded by the exons ATGCTGAAATTCGAGAAACATGGCGACGAGGGCCTTAACACCTGGGCCAGAGCCTGCGAAACGTGCCACTCCGCAGCCTGCACTGTGTACTGCCGCGCAGACATGGCGTACCTCTGCAGTAGCTGTGATGCCCGTATCCACGCGGCCAATCTGCTGGCTTCCCGCCACGAGCGTGTTTTCGTTTGCGAGGCATGTGAGCGTGCTCCGGCTGCCTTCTTGTGTAAGGCTGATGCTGCATCTCTCTGCACTTCTTGCGACTCTGATATACACTCCGCAAACCCTCTCGCTCGCCGCCACCACCGAGTTCCGATTCTGCCGATTCGGGGCTTACTCTACGGCCCCTCCGTTCCTAGACCTGGCGGGTTCGTAACAG CTGCAGCAGCAGATGATTTATTGACTCGGGAAGGAGATGACGCagatgaagaagatgaagacgAAGCAGCATCATGGCTACTGCTCAATCCTTCAAAGAATAGAGAAAATCAAAGCAATGAAAGTGGGGGTTTATTCGGTGAAGAAGTGGATGAGTGTTTTGATATTGATGATTATAATACATGTCTAGACAACCAGTTCAACGATCAGTACAATAGTCTGCCGCAGAATTGCAACAGCACTGTTTCTCAAAGGAACTATGGAGGAGACAGTGTTGTCCCAATCCAGAATAGTAAAGAAAAGGACATTTTTTTCCATATGGGATTTGAGTGCAAGGCTTCTAACTTGGGGTACAGAAGTTATCCTCCTCATATA GTTTCCCTTTCGCCGGTGGATGTTGGTGTGGTTCCAGAAGCAACATCGTCCGAGATCTCCTCAGTATCCCACACAAGACCTCCGAAAGGGACAATCGATCTTTTCTCAGGCCCATCAATTCAGGCACCAGCTCTGCAGTTAACTCCAATGGACAGAGAGGCAAGAGTCTTGAGGTATCGAGAGAAGAAAAAGGCTAGAAAATTCGAGAAGACGATTCGATATGCATCAAGAAAAGCATATGCAGAAACTAGACCAAGAATCAAGGGTagatttgctaaaagaaaagatGTTGAAGTGGAACAGATGTTTTCTACTTCCATAATGGCAGAAACTGGATATGGGATTGTTCCATCATACTGA